GCACCGCCGCCCTTGGTACCGAAACAACAATTACCGAGCGGCCTGGATCTGGTCGAACAGCTCCTGGCCCCATACGTTCATCTTGGCGTCATAGATGGGTTGCACCGACTGCTGAAAGGCGCTGTAGTCGGTATCTACAAAGGCCACCCCTTTGCCCATGATTTCTTCACGCAGGGCGCTTTCTCCTTCCAGCACCAGCCGGGTGTTGAGTTCGCCGGCATTTCGGGCGGCCAGGGTCACCATGGCGGCCAGATCATCGGGCAGCTTGTTCAACCATCGGTTGTTCACGATCACCACGTTGGAGTAGAGATAGTGCTCGGTAAGGGCCACATGGCTGCCAAGCTCGACAAAACCGCCCTTTATCATCCAGTCAAAGGGCAGTTCAATGGCGTCTACCACTCCCGTTTTCATGGCGGCATTGGCTTCAGGAAACGCCAGTGGCACCGGGTTGGCTCCCATGCCTTTCCAGAGATCGTTATAAAGGGGCACGCCGGCAGGCACGCGGATTTTGATGCCGCCGAGATCTTTCGGGGTAGTGGCCGCCTGTTTCATCAGGGTGTGGCGAGTGCCCTGTTGCCAGTTGGCGGCAAGTACACTGATGCCGGTGCGGCCCTGATATTCATTCCACAGCGACTGACCAATGGGGCCGTTCAGCACCTTGCTCATGTGATCCCGGTCATTCCACAGGTAATACATGTTAAGAATGTCCAGTTTCTTGAGCTTGCCACTCATCACCGGCGTACCAATGCTGGCGGCCTGAATGGTGCCCAGCGCCACCTGATCCTGCAGCTCAATTTCACCGCCCAGCTGGCCCCCTGGGAACAGCCTGACCTTGATTTGCCCATTCGAGTTTTGCTCCACTTCCCTGGCGAAGTGTTGGGCGGCCACTTCCACCGGGTGGCCGGTGGGGGCAATCAGGCCCAGCTTCATGGAATAGTCGGCGGCAAAGGCCAGGGGCGTTAGCGCCAAGGAGGCCAGCGCGGAGACAAGTTTTCCTGTTACACGGGGTTTTTTGCTGCTGTTCATTGTCCACTCCCAATCAGTCAATGTTGATGTCGATCCTTCGTTCTCCCGTTGGCACCACGGCCGTGCTGCGGGCGTGAGGTGCCGGGCTTCAAACACGAATGTGCAGACCAAAGCTTGATGCCGGTCACGGCAATCGCCACCCTGAATGTTATATTTGTCCGTACAAATGAGGTGATTTTAACGCTAACATTGAGCAAACAATTTGTCCATACATGTTTAACGATTCCGTTGCGCGAGCAGGTCCGCCTGAACGGCGGTAAAGATCATGATGAACAGGGCTGAGAGTGTGTTTCTGCTGAGTCTGATGACACGCCAACGGGCAAGGCCGGGCGATTCGGTGCATGTGTTTATGCCTGCAGAATTAAGGTAATATCATGATTAAACTGATTTTATTTAATGAGAACCAAACCAATGGGAAAGGCAGCTCCTCGCTATATAGAAATCGCGGAGAAACTGGAAAGCGATATTCAAAAAGGCCTGTACGCTGTTGGTGATCTGCTGCCAACCGAGGCCCATTTGTGCAAAACCTATGAAATCAGCAGGTTCACGGCGCGCAATGCGCTGGCCATTCTTGAAGACAAGGGGCTTATTCAGCGCACCCAGGGCCGGGGGAGCGTGGTGGTGTCGTTGCAAACCTCCATGTTCAAGGACACCTGGTCTTCCATTGATGAATTGCTGGCCCATGCGGGCACGGTTCATACGGTATTTGAGTCGGTCAAGGAAATTACCGCCGACGAAGGGCTGGCCGCAAAACTGGGG
The Oceanimonas doudoroffii DNA segment above includes these coding regions:
- a CDS encoding TRAP transporter substrate-binding protein, producing the protein MNSSKKPRVTGKLVSALASLALTPLAFAADYSMKLGLIAPTGHPVEVAAQHFAREVEQNSNGQIKVRLFPGGQLGGEIELQDQVALGTIQAASIGTPVMSGKLKKLDILNMYYLWNDRDHMSKVLNGPIGQSLWNEYQGRTGISVLAANWQQGTRHTLMKQAATTPKDLGGIKIRVPAGVPLYNDLWKGMGANPVPLAFPEANAAMKTGVVDAIELPFDWMIKGGFVELGSHVALTEHYLYSNVVIVNNRWLNKLPDDLAAMVTLAARNAGELNTRLVLEGESALREEIMGKGVAFVDTDYSAFQQSVQPIYDAKMNVWGQELFDQIQAAR